GGCCGTCGCCCGGGACGGCACGATCTTCTTCACCGACTCGTCGGACCGGTTCCCCGTCTCGCACTGGAAGCGGGACCTGCTGGAGCACCGGCCGAACGGGCGGGTGCTCGCCTACCGGCCGGGCGGCGGACGCGCGGAGGTGGTCACGGAGGGGCTCTACTTCCCGAACGGGATCGCCCTGACCCCGGACGAGTCCGCGTTGATGCTGGTGGAGACGACCACGCACCGCCTGCTGCGGGTCGAGCTGCCCGGCGGTGCGGTGCGGGTCCTAGGGCGTGTCCTGCCGATCATGTAATGGTTGATCGTTAACGATGTGCCGGTGGTGCGTCGTGGTGAGCTGACCGATGAGGCGTGGGTGGTGATCGCGCCGCTGCTACCGGAACCTGGCGGAGCTCGGGGGCGGTGGCGGGATCACCGCCAGGTCATCAACGGGATCCTGTGGAAGCTACGCACGGGTGCGCCGTGGCGTGACCTGCCGGAACGCTTCGGGCCGTGGAAGACCTGCCACGAACGGCTGCGCCGCTGGACCGCTGACGGGACGTGGGATCGGATCCTGGCCGCCGCGCAGGTGCATGACGACGGCACACCGGTGCAGTGGACGATCAGCATCGACTCGTCGATCGTGCGGACGCACCAGCATGCCGCTGGCGCCCGCAAAAAGGGGGCTCCCCGACAAGTGCGGCGACGCCTGGTGCGCAAGATGGCGAGGCCATCGGCCGGTCCCGCGGCGGGTTGAGCACGAAGATCCACCTCGCGGTCGACGGACGCGGACGGCCGCTGTCGATCCTGCTCACCCCCGGCCAAGCCGGCGACAACCCGCAGCTCCTGGCGCTGCTGGACGCGATCCGCGTCAACGAGCCCGGGCCGGGTCGGCCCCGCAAGCGACCGGAGGTGCTGATCGCGGACAAGGGCTATGCACATGACTCGACCCGGCGAGCCCTGCGACAACGCGGGATCCGGCACGTCATCCCGGAACGCAGCGACCAGGTCGCTCGCAGGGCCGCCAAGGGCAGCCACGGCGGGCGACCACCGGCCTTCGACAAGGTGATCTACAAGAAGCGCAACGTCGTGGAACGCTGCTTCAACCGGCTCAAGCAGTGGCGTGACCTGGCAACGCGATACGCCAAACGCGCATCCCTCTACCGAGCCGGCCTCGTCCTGATCGCTGCCGTCATCTGGCTCCCATGATCGACAGGACACGCCCTAGCCGACCTGCCCGCGTACCCGGACAATCTCTCCGCGGTGGGCGACGGCACGTACTGGATCGCCCTGCCGAGCCCGCGCGTGCCGGTCGCGGAGCGGTTGTTGCCGCACCCGCGCCTGCGGCAGATCGCCGCGCTGCTGCCCGACGCGTGGCAGCCGCAGCCACGCCGCTACGGGTTGGTCGCCCTGGTCGACGGCTCCGGCACGGTCCGCCGCACCCTGCACGGCCCGCGTGGCGACTACTGGATGATCACCGGCGTACGCCAGCACGGCGAGCATCTCTGGCTCGGCAGCCTGCTCGGTCCCGGCGTGGCGCGCACCCCGCTGACCTGAGCGTCGGCTCCTCGGGGCCGCACGACGGTCCGGGCCGGCCCGCGTGACGCGGACCGGCCCGGTGTGGTTCGCCGATCGGGGTCAGCCGCCGCTGACCGAGGGCTGCGGGGCAGGCGAGCCGCCGGCGACCGCTCCCGGGTGGTTCGGGTGGGTCGGCGCCGGGCCGAGCCCGGCCGGCACCGGCAGGGCGCTGCCCTTGACGTACTGGTCCCAGCCGACGTTCCAGGCCGTCCAGCCGTTGCCCTCGGTCAGCGGCACCTCCGTGCCCTTGACCGTGACGAGATCGCCGACCTGGGTGATGTTCATCAGCCAGTCCGCCGCGGACGCGGAGACGTTGGTGCAGCCGTGCGAGACGTTGGTGCTGCCCTGGTCCCCCTCCGACCACGGCGCGCCGTGGATGAACTCGCCGCCCCAGGTGAGTCGCTGCGCGTCCTCGACGTCCACCACGTAGGGGTCGGCCGATCCTCGGGTGTCGAAGGTGGTGAACTGGTGCTTCTCCATGATCACCATCTTGCCGCTGGACGTCGGCGTGCTCGGCTTGCCGAGACTCACCGGGATCTTGCGGACCAGCTTGCCGTCGCGCAGCACCGACATCTGCTTGGTCGCGTTGTCGATCTCCAGCGACACCTGCCGTCCGATCTTCGAGGTGGCGGTGCGGTCCTCGTCGCCGACCAGGTCCTTGCCGATGGGCAGCCCGGTCAGGCCGGCCCGGACGCTGATCGTGGTGCCCGGTTTCCAGAAATCGGGCGCTCGGTAATAGACCTGACTGCCGTCGGACACCCAGGACCAGACCCCCGGCTGCGCGGGATTCGTCTTCACGAACAACCGACGCTGCACGTCCGCCCTTGCCTCTTTCGGAATGGGCGGGTCGAACGCCACGGTTACCGGCATGGCCGTGCCGTACGTCCGATTACCGGCGAAATAGAGTGTGCTGGTGACCGCCGGTTTGGTGGATTTCGGCAGCGTGGTGAAGGTCGTCTTGCGGGTGGTGGTCTTGCCCGAGTCACCGGTCGCGGTGACCTCGGCCGTGTACGTCCGCTTCGGCTGCAGCGGGCTGCTCGGCACCCACGACGACCCGTCCTCGCGCGGCTCCGCCTTGACCTCCTTGCCCTTGTCGTCCACGATCCGTACGCCGGTGACCCGCCCGCCGGCGACCTTCGTGCCCACCTCGGCGCTGATCGGCACGTCCTTCGCCTGGTCACCGGGTGTCACGGTCAACTCCGGCGGGGCGGCCTTACCCGCGCCGTGCTTGCCCTCGTGGCCCCCGTCGGCGGTGCAACCGACGAGGATCAGCGGAGCGGCCGCGACGGTAACCCCCAACAGCGTCAGACGCCGTCCCAACTTCATGATGCGCCCCCCCGTTTCCGCTTTCCCTCCGCCACATTCTCTCCAGTTCCGGCACGAGGGACCGGTCAATTCCCGAATAAAATCCGCAGCAATTATGGTCACCATTTTGCCGGGCTGCGCCGATTAGCCGACAATGATGTGCACCCGACCGGCCTGGGCCCGGATCGCCGCTACCGGCGGCGGGACGCCCGACACGACACCCTCGTCCGGTCCACCCCCGGCCGGTGCACCCCGGGGCCTTTGGCCCCGTCCAGCCCCCCTCCCCCACCGCCAGCCCCGTCCCAGCCCGATGATCAAGAGGTTTGCGTCAAGAACCCGCCCGCCGATGACGCAAAGCTCTTGATCACGGGGGCGAGGGTGAGGTGACGGCGGGGCGAAGGCGAGGCGGGGGCGGGGCGGGGGCGGGGCCGGGGGGCGGGGTGGGTGGGCCGGGGTGGGATGGGGGTGACTTTTGTTTTGGGCGGCGAAAGTTCTGCTGGGGGCGCCGAACCTTTGCCTTCGACCGGCACCAAGGGTAAGTTGACGATCAGATAGAAAGTTGCCCATCGGTCGATCCGCTGCCCGCCTTCGCGCCGCGTCCCACCCCTGGGCCCGTGCCGCATCCGCACGCCGACCACGACCGTCCCGCCGGAGCCCGTCTTCGGCCGGTCCGGCGCGCCCTGGCTCGGCAGCGGTCGACCCGGAACCGCCGGACCGCCACGTCCGGCAGGGAGGGAACACCACCATGGAGCAGAGCACAGGGCGGCCGGAGCCAGCCGAGCCGGTCAGCCGGCGCGGGTTGCTCCGCGCCGCGACCGTCTCGGCCGCCGCCGTCGGAGCCGCCGGCCTCTTCGGCGCCGAGGCCGCCGCGGCCGGCCACAGCGGCGAGAGCCACGGCGGCGGCGGGCACGGCGGCGGCCGGCGGCGGGTGCCGATCGACCGGATCAGCATCCAGCTCTACACCCTTCGCGACCAGCTCGCCGCCGACCTGCCCGGCACCCTCGCCGCGCTCCGGCGCTTCGGCTACCGGCGGGTCGAGCACGCCGGGTTCGTCGGCCGGACGGCGGCGGAGTTCCGCGCCGCCCTCGACCAGGCGGGCCTGCGCGCGACGTCGGGCCACACCGGGATCCCGCAGCCCTTCGACGCCGCCACATGGGAGCGCGCCCTCGCCGACGCCAACACCGTGGGCTGCCGCAAGATAGTGCACCCCTGGTTCGGGCTCGACTCGACCGGGCAGCCGATCCGTGACCCGCAGGTCTACCGGGCTCTCGCCCGCGACCTCAACCAGGCCGGCCGGCTGGCGGAACGGGCCGGACTGGAGTTCGGCTACCACAACCACCAGCTCGAATTCGTGCCGCTGACCAACGGGCAGACCGGTTTCGACATCCTCACCGGCGAGACCGATCCCCGGCTGGTCCACTTCGAGCTCGACCTGTTCTGGACCTGGCGCGGCGCTCAGGACCCGGTCGACGTCATCCGTGCCAACCGGGGCCGGATCCGCCAGGTCCACGTCAAGGACATGGACACCAACGCCAGCTTCGCCGACCTCGGCGACGGGCTCATCGACTTCGGCCGCATCTTCGCCCACGAGCGGGAGGCCGGCATCGAGGAGTACATCGTGGAGCGCGACGACGCCGGCACCCCGCCGCGCTCACCGGCCGACGCCCTGGACACCGCCCGCGTGGGATTCGACTACCTCGCGTCGCTCCGCTACTGACACGACTCTCGGGGGACCACCTTGAAGAAGAGGACCGCACTCCTGTCCGCCCTGGCGTTGGTCACCGCCGGGCTCGCCGCACCGACCTCTCCGGTCGTGGCGGCGCCCGCGCCGACGGCCGCACCGCCGGACTCCAGCTTCCAGAAGGTGACACTCAACGACTACCCCGGCGAGCCGATGAGCCTCGCCGTCCTGCCCGACCTGCGGGTGCTGCACACCGCCCGCACCGGAGAGGTACGCATCCACGACCCGCGTACCGGGCTGAACACCCTCGCCGCCGACGTGCCCGTCTACGAGCACGACGAGGAGGGCCTGCAGGGGATCGCCATCGACCCGGACTTCTCCCGCAACAAGTGGGTCTATCTCTACTACTCGCCGCCCATGAACACCCCCGTCGACGACCCGGCCACTCCGGACGTCAACGAGGGCGACGCACCGCTGGTCGGCACCGAGGCGGACTGGCAGCGCTTCCGGGGCGCGCTGCGGCTGTCCCGGTTCAAGCTCGAGGGCATGAAGCTGAACCTGGCCACCGAGCAGCGGATCATCGACGTCCCGGTGGACCGGGGCATCTGCTGCCACGTCGGCGGTCAGATCGAGTTCGACAGCAAGGGCAACCTCTACCTGTCGACCGGTGACGACACCAACCCGTTCTTCTCCGACGGTTACACGCCGATCGACGAGCGGGCCGACCGCAATCCGGCGTTCGACGCCCAGCGCACCTCGGGCAACACCAACGACCTGCGGGGCAAGCTGCTGCGGATCAAGGTGAAGCCGGGCGGCGGCTACACGGTGCCGGCGGGCAACCTGTTCAAGCCGGGCACGCCGAAGACCCGTCCCGAGATTTACGCGATGGGCCTGCGCAACGCGTTCCGGTTCGCCGTCGACCGGCGCACCGACGACGTCTACCTGGCCGACTACTCCCCCGACGCCGGGTCGGCGAACCCGGACCGGGGCCCGGCCGGGCACGGGCGGTGGATGTTGATCGACAAGCCGGCCAACTACGGCTGGCCGTACTGTGCCACCCCGAGCCTGCCGTACCGCGACTACGACTTCGCCACCGGCACCCCCGGCGCGTACTTCGACTGCAAGCGGCCGGTGAACGACTCGCCGCACAACACTGGTCAGCGTCGCCTGCCGCCGGTCGAGGCGCCGCAGGTCTGGTACCCGTCCGCCGCGTCCGGGGAGTTCCCGCAGCTCGGCACCGGCGGCATCGGCCCGATGGGCGGCCCGGCGTACGACTACGACGGCCGCAACACCTCCCGGACCAAGTGGCCCGCCTACTACGACGGGGTGCCGCTGTTCTACGAGTGGACCCGCGACTACATCAAGGAGTTCCGCCTCGACGACCGTGGCGAGGTGAGCGACATCCGCCCGGTGGTGCCGTCGCTGGTCGTGGACAACCCGATGGACCTGGAGTTCGGCCCGGACGGCGCACTGTACGTGCTGGAGTACGGCGACGGGTACTTCGCGGAGAACCCGGACGCGCAGCTGTCCCGGATCGACTTCGTGCGGGGCAACCGGACGCCGATCCCGGCCATCAGCGCCGAGCCGACCGCTGGACAGGCCCCGCTGACCGTACGGTTCTCCAGCGAGGGGACGGTCGACCCGGACGGTGACCGCCTGCGCTACGCCTGGGACTTCGACGCCGACGGCTCGGTCGACTCGACCGCGCCGAACCCGACGTGGACCTACCAGGCGAACGGCGCGTACAACCCGACGGTGAAGGTCACCGACAGCACCGGGCGGTCCGCCTCGGCGACCCTGCCGCTGCTGGTGGGGCCGCGGGCGCCGACGATCGAGTTCGTGACCCCGGTGGAGGGCCAGCCGTTCGAGTTCGGGCAGACGGTGGCGTTCCAGGTGAACGTCGTCGACGACCTGCCGGTGGACTGCTCGCGGGTCACGGTGACCTACATCCTCGGCCACGACGAGCACGGGCACCCGCTGTCGACCGCGTCCGGTTGCAGCGGCACGATCACCACGTTCATCGACGGCGGCCACGGCGGCGCCGACAACCTGACCGGGGTGTTCGTGGCGGAGTACACCGACGCGCCGACCGAGCCGGGCGTCCCGCCGCAGACCGCCACCGCCACGGTGGTGCTGCGTCCGGGCGGCGGCAGCAACTGATCGCCCCCGGCGGCGGCCCGGTGATCCGGGCCGCCGCCGGACTCGGCGGTCAGACGGCGGCGATCAGCAGCGCCGGCTGCTCGACGCAGTCGGCGACGTGCCGCAGGAACCCGCCGGCCACCCCACCGTCGCAGACCCGGTGGTCGAAGGTGAGGCTGAGCTGGGTCACCTTGCGGACCGCGAGCTGCCCGTCGACCACCCACGGCTTGTCCACGATCCGGCCCACCCCGAGCAACGCCGCCTCCGGGTGGTTGATGATCGGGGTGGAGCCGTCGACACCGAACACGCCGTAGTTGTTGAGCGTGAACGTGCCGCCGGTGAGCCGGGTCGGCGCCAGGGTGCCGGCCCGCGCGGCCGCGGTGGTCTCGGCCAGTTCGGCGGCGAGTTCGGCGGTGGTGAGCCGCTGCGCGTCGCGCAGCACCGGGACGACCAGGCCGCGGTCGGTCTGCGCGGCGATCCCCAGATGCACGCCGGCGGACTGGATGATCCGCTGGCCCTCGGTGTCCACCCGCGCGTTGAGCTGCGGGTAGCGGCGCAGCCCGGACAGGCAGATGCGGGCGAGCAGCGCCAGGATGCTGACCGGCCGCTCCGGTCGGGCGGCGTTGATCGCGGCCCGGGTCTCCAGCAGGCCGGTGGCGTCCACGTCGACCCAGATGGTGACCTCGGGAATCTCCCGCCGACTGCGGGAGAGCTTGTCGGCGATCGCCTTGCGG
This genomic stretch from Micromonospora krabiensis harbors:
- a CDS encoding L,D-transpeptidase, which gives rise to MKLGRRLTLLGVTVAAAPLILVGCTADGGHEGKHGAGKAAPPELTVTPGDQAKDVPISAEVGTKVAGGRVTGVRIVDDKGKEVKAEPREDGSSWVPSSPLQPKRTYTAEVTATGDSGKTTTRKTTFTTLPKSTKPAVTSTLYFAGNRTYGTAMPVTVAFDPPIPKEARADVQRRLFVKTNPAQPGVWSWVSDGSQVYYRAPDFWKPGTTISVRAGLTGLPIGKDLVGDEDRTATSKIGRQVSLEIDNATKQMSVLRDGKLVRKIPVSLGKPSTPTSSGKMVIMEKHQFTTFDTRGSADPYVVDVEDAQRLTWGGEFIHGAPWSEGDQGSTNVSHGCTNVSASAADWLMNITQVGDLVTVKGTEVPLTEGNGWTAWNVGWDQYVKGSALPVPAGLGPAPTHPNHPGAVAGGSPAPQPSVSGG
- a CDS encoding PQQ-dependent sugar dehydrogenase, with product MKKRTALLSALALVTAGLAAPTSPVVAAPAPTAAPPDSSFQKVTLNDYPGEPMSLAVLPDLRVLHTARTGEVRIHDPRTGLNTLAADVPVYEHDEEGLQGIAIDPDFSRNKWVYLYYSPPMNTPVDDPATPDVNEGDAPLVGTEADWQRFRGALRLSRFKLEGMKLNLATEQRIIDVPVDRGICCHVGGQIEFDSKGNLYLSTGDDTNPFFSDGYTPIDERADRNPAFDAQRTSGNTNDLRGKLLRIKVKPGGGYTVPAGNLFKPGTPKTRPEIYAMGLRNAFRFAVDRRTDDVYLADYSPDAGSANPDRGPAGHGRWMLIDKPANYGWPYCATPSLPYRDYDFATGTPGAYFDCKRPVNDSPHNTGQRRLPPVEAPQVWYPSAASGEFPQLGTGGIGPMGGPAYDYDGRNTSRTKWPAYYDGVPLFYEWTRDYIKEFRLDDRGEVSDIRPVVPSLVVDNPMDLEFGPDGALYVLEYGDGYFAENPDAQLSRIDFVRGNRTPIPAISAEPTAGQAPLTVRFSSEGTVDPDGDRLRYAWDFDADGSVDSTAPNPTWTYQANGAYNPTVKVTDSTGRSASATLPLLVGPRAPTIEFVTPVEGQPFEFGQTVAFQVNVVDDLPVDCSRVTVTYILGHDEHGHPLSTASGCSGTITTFIDGGHGGADNLTGVFVAEYTDAPTEPGVPPQTATATVVLRPGGGSN
- a CDS encoding sugar phosphate isomerase/epimerase family protein, with translation MEQSTGRPEPAEPVSRRGLLRAATVSAAAVGAAGLFGAEAAAAGHSGESHGGGGHGGGRRRVPIDRISIQLYTLRDQLAADLPGTLAALRRFGYRRVEHAGFVGRTAAEFRAALDQAGLRATSGHTGIPQPFDAATWERALADANTVGCRKIVHPWFGLDSTGQPIRDPQVYRALARDLNQAGRLAERAGLEFGYHNHQLEFVPLTNGQTGFDILTGETDPRLVHFELDLFWTWRGAQDPVDVIRANRGRIRQVHVKDMDTNASFADLGDGLIDFGRIFAHEREAGIEEYIVERDDAGTPPRSPADALDTARVGFDYLASLRY
- a CDS encoding IS5 family transposase (programmed frameshift); the protein is MRRGELTDEAWVVIAPLLPEPGGARGRWRDHRQVINGILWKLRTGAPWRDLPERFGPWKTCHERLRRWTADGTWDRILAAAQVHDDGTPVQWTISIDSSIVRTHQHAAGARKKGGSPTSAATPGAQDGEAIGRSRGGLSTKIHLAVDGRGRPLSILLTPGQAGDNPQLLALLDAIRVNEPGPGRPRKRPEVLIADKGYAHDSTRRALRQRGIRHVIPERSDQVARRAAKGSHGGRPPAFDKVIYKKRNVVERCFNRLKQWRDLATRYAKRASLYRAGLVLIAAVIWLP